The following proteins come from a genomic window of Maribacter sp. HTCC2170:
- a CDS encoding mechanosensitive ion channel family protein gives MDKINEYIQIAIDKAVFFLPKILLAILILWIGFKVAKKLVHWVNLALEKAGFSETLRPFLSSTLSVILKGVVLFTIAMVIGADLTGLVAILAAAGFAVGMALQGSLGNFASGILILTFKPYKIGDWIQLEDKFGRVEEIGIFSTDVLTPGNKILIIPNSKVTDSVVTNYSEKGMIRLELEVTMPYAESFPKVKIIILDTLSRIPKVLNDPLPEIGINTFDSHSIQLLVRPYVLPDDYWEVTFQTNEAIKSAFSTNEIKVAYSEGIEIGNIGE, from the coding sequence ATGGATAAAATCAATGAATATATTCAAATAGCAATTGATAAGGCGGTTTTCTTTTTGCCCAAGATTCTTTTGGCTATTCTAATCCTTTGGATTGGATTTAAAGTAGCAAAGAAATTGGTTCATTGGGTGAACTTAGCTCTGGAGAAGGCGGGTTTTTCAGAAACTTTGCGTCCATTTTTGTCATCGACGTTATCAGTAATTCTTAAAGGAGTTGTTCTTTTTACAATTGCGATGGTTATAGGGGCAGACTTGACTGGCCTTGTGGCCATTTTAGCTGCCGCAGGTTTTGCTGTTGGTATGGCACTTCAAGGAAGCCTGGGGAATTTTGCCTCGGGGATTTTAATTTTGACCTTTAAACCATATAAGATCGGTGATTGGATTCAATTGGAAGACAAGTTCGGTAGGGTTGAGGAAATAGGTATTTTCAGTACCGATGTGCTTACACCGGGAAATAAGATTTTAATTATTCCCAATTCGAAAGTGACTGACTCCGTTGTGACCAATTATTCTGAAAAAGGGATGATAAGGTTAGAGTTAGAAGTGACCATGCCTTATGCAGAGAGTTTCCCTAAGGTTAAAATAATAATACTGGATACATTATCAAGGATTCCGAAAGTACTCAATGACCCATTACCAGAGATTGGCATCAATACTTTTGATTCCCATAGTATACAATTATTGGTGAGGCCTTACGTTTTGCCGGATGATTATTGGGAGGTGACTTTTCAGACCAATGAGGCAATAAAAAGCGCCTTTAGCACAAATGAAATAAAGGTTGCCTATTCCGAAGGAATCGAAATTGGTAATATTGGTGAATGA
- a CDS encoding Lrp/AsnC family transcriptional regulator: protein MNSLNTSIDDLNWRILECLQENARESFASIGRKVGLTPPAVAERVKKLEDLGVILGYKSTVSHTLTGHQLKAIITLRAFMGKLKPFLATVGKFKEVINCYRVTGNENIVMEVVLKDQFHLEKFIDKLIQYGETRTHIILSDVISSAPINK, encoded by the coding sequence ATGAATTCTTTAAATACTTCTATCGATGATCTGAATTGGCGAATACTTGAATGTCTTCAAGAAAATGCAAGGGAATCATTCGCCAGCATTGGCCGAAAAGTAGGTCTTACACCACCGGCAGTTGCAGAACGAGTAAAGAAACTTGAGGATTTGGGTGTGATACTTGGGTATAAGTCTACAGTTTCACATACGCTAACCGGTCATCAACTAAAGGCAATAATAACTTTAAGGGCGTTTATGGGTAAATTAAAGCCTTTTTTGGCTACGGTGGGTAAATTTAAAGAGGTCATTAATTGTTATAGAGTAACGGGTAATGAGAATATTGTAATGGAGGTTGTATTGAAAGACCAATTTCATTTAGAAAAGTTCATTGATAAATTAATACAATACGGTGAAACCAGAACCCATATTATACTATCTGATGTGATTTCCAGTGCGCCCATTAACAAATAG